The following nucleotide sequence is from cyanobacterium endosymbiont of Braarudosphaera bigelowii.
TTTTAGCTTTAGATTTTGATGGAGTAATTTGTAACGGGATGCGAGAGTATTTTCAAACTGCAAAGCAAGCTTATAAGATAATATGGCCACAAAATATAAATTATAATTTTGATCATTTATTTAAAGTTTTCTCTGAGCTACGTCCCATAATTGAGACTGGTTGGGAAATGCCTGTTCTTTTAAGAGCTATAATCCTTAATTACAATGCTGTGGATATTGAATCTAAATGGGATTTAGTCTGTACAGAAATTCTTGATAAAGATTCTCTTCAGAAAGAAGAACTAATGTTGATTTTAGATGAAGTTAGAGACTGTTTCATTAACCTTCACTTAGATTATTGGTTAAATCTACATGATTTTTATCCAGAAGTTATAAGAAAATTACCAAAGCTATTAAATTCAAAAACGCAACTATATATCGTCACAACTAAAGAAGGAAGGTTTGTACAGCAATTGTTAGAAAGTAGAGGAATACAATTTCCTAGAAATAAGATTCTAGGAAAAGAACTTAAACAAGCCAAGCAAAAAGTCTTACGTCAAATTCTTATTAACTATAAAGAAAAACCTCAAAATCTATGGTTTGTTGAAGATTTATTAAAAACTTTGATAACTGCCCAAAACGAAGAAGATTTAAGGGGAATTAAACTTTTTTTAGCAGATTGGGGTTATAACACTATGAAAATACGTAGCTTAGCTAAGAAGAAAAAAGATATTTCTTTACTTTCTTTAAATAAATTCTCCAAAAATTTTTCAACTTGGATTGACCCTTAAAAAACTATGTACAATAATCAAAGCCAAAATTGAATTTTGATATGTTTATTAATAAAAGATATATCTAAAATGGATCTAAATTTATTTCAAAGGTTTTTTTCAATAAAATTTTAATTATTAATTTATAAATTTTAGTTTTGCTTTGATTTTATTCGAAAAAGAAAAAATCATGTGATGTCATGAAAAATATTCAATAATTGCTACTATAATTAAATCTTGTTGAATTATAATCAATTATTGATCTATTAGTGTAAAGTAAATCAAAGAATGTAGTGTAATTATTCCTTTATTACTTCACTACAAAAATAACAAACAACTTTATTAAGATTATCGTTAAGTAATAGGAAAAAATGATTTATAGATTTCTAATTCTAATATTAACTCTATTGATTTCAATACAAAGTGTTGCTAAGGCTTCAACGAATAATATGGTTAACGATACTTTACCTTGTACAAATGAAGTATCGTTAACCATTGCTACTGAATCACTATTTTCTACTCCTTATTCCTCGACACATTTAATAGTTTCTAATATATTCAATAATTATTATTCTGGCCAAAGTTATATAGGATCGATTTTTCCCGCAGAAACTCAAAATAAATACCAACAAGCAATTGTAGAATATGAAAAAGGAAATATTGAAAGTAATCAACAACAATGGGATGAGGCTCTGGGACATTATAAAAAAGCAGTTCAAATATATCCTAATCTAATATTTGCTAGAGTAAATATTCCACTAATTTATTATCAAAATGATCATAAATTAGAAGCTATTAAAGAAATGAGATATCTATTAAAAAAATACCCTATGTCTGCCGATATAAGAGCTGCTTTAACAGCTATTTTATGGAGCACAGGACAAAAAGGAGAAGCTAAAAGTCATTGGGTTTCCGTTGCTGGTATAGATGATCGGTATAAGAATTTAGACTGGATTCAAACAAAACGTTTTTGGCCACCAAAAATAATCATGGCTCTAGATGATTTCTTTAATTCGAAATAGTAAACAATCTTATTGTTAATAATCAGTATTAGTTAAAAGTTTAAAAAATAGAGAAAAATTAGTTGGACATACTACTAAATAAATGTAATACAATAATTTAATAAATAAGATTTTAAGAAAAAAGTTCATATTAAGTTAATATAAATATTAGTAATAATTAAGACCATCAGCAAGAATTTAGATACTTACAAAGATTAAGCGAAACATTATGGAAAAAAAAATTCTATTTTTCGTATTTCTCCTCTAATACAGATAACATTAATTAGTTTATATATTTCTTTAACAATTCCATTACCTTTCCTTTCAGAAATAACTGATGCTTCTATTTCCGATACAGTTTTATGGATTGGAATTATTGTTGGGGGATTGATACTGATTGGCACTTTAAGCGAAAGAGTTATAGTTGACGAAGATCAAATTAAAATTACTTATCCTATTTGGTTCCCCTTCTTCTTCCGTAAAAATTGGTCACTATCTTGGACAGAAGTAAAAGATCTCAAGTTACGTACAACCGGTCAAGGTGGTTCAGTCTATTATTTAACTAGTAATAGTATAGATAAAGCTTATTTATTACCTACAAGAGTAGAAAACTTTGCACATTTAATAAAATTTATTACTAAAAGAACAGGTATCGACACAAGTGAAATACGACCGCTTTCTCAACCATGGATGTACATTATTTTGCTTTTTTGTACGTTACTTTTATTGCTTGTAGATAGTATGGTTATTTGGGAAATTATTTTCAATTAATAGAATGCATTTAAAATTCTAAGATATCCTATTTTAGAAAAAACGTTTGCAAAAATCATAACGATTTTTGCAAACGTTTTTTCATTTAATCATGGCGAAATATTTTTATCTTTACATTAATGTAATTTTATTATTAAGATAATAAGTTTAAAAAGCTAGTTTGTTAAATTTGAAAAATCTTAACAAACTAAATTGATTTAAGAGATACTTTTCTTTTTTGATTCACTATATTTAAGCGCAGAATCTATAAATCCTAAGAATAGTGGATGAGCACAATTAGGACGAGAAAGAAATTCTGGATGGAACTGAGTAGCAATAAAAAATGGGTGATCTGATAATTCAATAATTTCCACTAAGCGTCCATCAGGGGAAGTTCCACTTATTTTATAACCAGTTTTATTTAGTAAACTACGATAAGCATTATTAAATTCGTAACGATGTCGATGACGTTCATAGATTACCTCTTGTTGATATAAAGAAGCAGCCAGTGTATTATTTTCAATACGACAAGGATAAAGTCCAAGACGCATAGTACCTCCCAAATCCATGACATCTTGTTGTTCCGGCAATATATTTATTACAGGATTAGCTGTTTCTGGATTAAATTCAGCACTATTAACGTTATCTAAACAGGCTACATTTCTACCCCATTCAATTACAGCACATTGCATTCCTAGGCATAATCCTAAAAAAGGAATACGCTGTTTCCTAGCATATTCAATAGACTTAACCTTACCATCTACTCCTCGAAACCCAAATCCTCCTGGGACAATAATACCACTAACATTATTTAGATATTTCTCCGCGCTATTATTTTCAATATCTTCTGCATCAACCCACCTCAATTTAATTTCACTATTCATCGCTATGCCTCCATGTACAAGTGACTCTACAACTGACAAATAAGCATCACTTAACTGAACATATTTACCTACTAAAGCAACTTCAAAATGTTGTTTAGGTGATCGCATCTTTTGAACTAGTGTTTCCCATTGGGTTAAATCTGGTTTGCATGATTCTAAATGTAACAATTCTAAAGCTTGTTTCGCCAATCCTTCTTTTTCAACTATTAGAGGAACTTCATAAATACTATATGCATCTTGAGCTGTAACTACTGACTCTACAGGTACATCACAAAACTCAGAAAGTTTCTCTTTCATTCCTTCTCTAAGAGGACGATCACACCGACAAACTAAAATATCAGGTTGAATGCCAATAGAACGTAATTCTTTTACAGAGTGTTGAGTTGGCTTTGTCTTCATTTCTCTAGCCGCAGGTATCCAAGGAATTAAAGTAACATGCATGTAGATAACGTTATTTTTTCCAACGTCTTTGCGAAATTGTCGAATTGCCTCTAAAAAAGGTAAAGATTCAATATCACCTACTGTTCCTCCAATTTCGATAATAACAATATCAGGATTGGTATTCTTTGCAACACGATGAATACGATCTTTAATTTCATTAGTTATATGAGGAATAACTTGTACAGTCCCTCCCATATAATCTCCTCGTCTTTCTTTATTTAATACTGCTTGATAGATTGAACCTGTAGTGACACTATTAAGACGAGACATAGGGGTATCTGTAAATCTTTCATAATGCCCTAAATCAAGGTCAGTTTCAGCTCCATCATCAGTAACAAATACTTCCCCATGTTGGTAAGGACTCATTGTTCCTGGATCAACATTAATATATGGATCAAGTTTGAGAATAGAAACTGAATAACCTCTGGATTTAAATAAACATCCTAGACTAGCTGCAATAATTCCTTTCCCAATACTAGATACAACACCACCAGTAACAAATACAAATTTAGTCATATAAACTTAGTTAAATTATAATTTTTATAGATTTATTAATTATATTAGCCTGTCTTTTCCACATAAGACTTACCTTAAATGTACGATTCCGCAAATTGAGAATAAAAAGGCTGACTAATTAATGTGACAATGAAAAATATTGGAGTTACAAATAAGACATACCACATTAATAATAGAGTTAAATAAGGTAAAGAATTATCAATAACTAAAAATTTTAAAACGATATTATATTTCTTTATGTATTAATTTCTTAAATTATCCCTGAACAAATAAACTATTAATTACAACAGATGCTTATTATTAATATACAAATTAAAATATTTAGCATACAATTAGGACAGACGTCACAAAAATTATTATGGAATGGCAAGAAATATCAGGAAGTTTCGTTTTAATCCCAAAGTCTCCAATTGCTGTTATACATTTTATTGGGGGAGCATTTATAGGTAGTATCCCTAATTTTACTTATCGTTGGTTACTTGAAGCATTGGCTAAAAAAGGGTACGCTGTTATAGCTACTCCCTTTGTTATTACATTAGATCATTTAGCAATTTCTCATGATTTACTAAATCGTTTTGAAAATATATTAAAATCTATTAAAAATAATATTTATGCAGGAATTATAAACCTTCCCGTATATGGAATTGGCCACAGTATGGGATGTAAACTTCATTTATTAATTGGTAGTTTTTCTACTGTAGAAAGAGCAGGTAATATATTTATATCTTTCAACAATTATCCTATTAAGCAGGCTATTCCTTTCTTCGAGCAGCTTAATTTTCATGATATTTTTGATTTAGAATTTACGCCATCCCCTAATAAGACCCAAGATATTATTCAAAAAAATTATATTGTTCGTCATAATTTATTAATCAAACTTACTCAAGATAATATTGACGAAACAATATCTTTAATGAAAATACTACATAGAAAATATCCTAATCTAGTAGCTTTGCAAACGTTGTCTGGAAATCACTTAACACCATTAGGGCAAGAGGTAAGCTTTAAGTCTGGAAATATATTTACACCAATAGATGTTATACAACAGTGGTTCCAAAATAAGTTGTCTAATGATTTATATGATCTTAAAAATGAGATATTACAGTGGCTAAATCCAGGACAAATTATTTAAGCTACATATATTAGAATATGGTAAATAATTTATTATTGAGGAAATATTGAGCTTTTTTAATTATTTATCAAAAGTACGTAATTTATACATCTTACTATCCAAAAAAGTTAAGATACGATATACTCCTCTCGAAATTTTCGGTAGATAAAAAATGACAGCAGTAGCAATTCTTGCGGCAGGACGTGGTACACGTATGAGATCTAACTTACCCAAAGTCTTACATACTTTGGGTGGGCAATCCTTAGTACAAAGAGTATTAAATAATTGTTCTTTACTTACTCCATCTAGACAGTTTGTAGTTATTGGATTTGAAGGAGAAAAAGTAAAGCAATCTTTAGTCAAAAATTCGTCCTTAGAGTTTGTTGAACAGAAAGAACAGTTAGGAACAGGACATGCTGTACAACAACTTCTGCCATATTTAAAAGACTTTAAAGAAGATTTGTTAGTTTTAAATGGTGATGTTCCACTTTTACGTCCTAAAACATTACAAAATCTTTTAAATATTCATAAAGATAATGATAATGCAGCAACGGTTCTAACTGCTCACTTACCTAATCCAAAAGGTTATGGTAGAGTTTTTTGCGATGGAAATAATTTTGTTACTCAAATTATTGAAGATCGTGATTGTAATTCTGCTCAAAAACAAAATTGTAGAGTAAATGGAGGAATTTACTGTTTTAACTGGCCTAAACTTGCTAAAATATTACCCTATCTTTCTGCCAATAATCAACAAAAAGAATATTATTTAACTGATGTAGCGCAACATCTTGAACCTTTTATGGCAGTTAATGTAGAAGATTATTTCGAAATTAATGGTATAAACAATCGTCAACAATTATCTGATGCAAATAATATTCTACAAGATAGGATAAAGAGATATTGGATGAATGAAGGAGTTACTATGATTAATCCTGAAAGTATTAGTATTGATGATACAGTAAGTTTAGCACCAGATATAGTTATTGAGCCTCAAACTCATTTGAGAGGTAAAACTCATATTGGCTCAAAAAGCCATATTGGGCCAGGAACTCTTATCGAAAATAGCAAAATTGGTGAACAGGTAAGTATATTATATTCTGTTGTTAGTCATTCTGAAGTATCATCTTGTTGTAAAATTGGCCCTTATGCTCATATTCGTAAAGAAGGTAAGATCGACCAATCTTGCCGTATTGGTAACTTTGTTGAAATTAAAAAATCTCAAGTAGAAAAAAATAGCAATATTGCTCATTTATCCTATATTGGTGATGCTACTTTAGGAGAACAAGTCAATATAGGTGCAGGAACAATTACAGCTAATTATGATGGTATTGATAAACATCAAACTGTTATTGGTAATCAAACTAAAACAGGAGCAAACAGTGTTTTTGTTGCCCCTGTAACCTTAGGGAATAATGTCACAGTTGCTGCAGGTTCAGTGGTTACCAATGATGTTCCTGATGATGCCCTAGTAATTGCTCGACAACAGCAAAGAATCATTAAAGAATGGAAAAGAAAAACTAAAAAGTAATAGTTCTGTAGTTCGTTAACTATATAGAATTTAGTATCAATTCATAGAAAACCAATAATTATATTTTTAAATCATTTTCTTTAAATAACTAATAACTCTCAGAAGTTCATAAATATTTATCTAGTTATTTTATATAATAAAGATAATTAAAAAATCTATTAATTTAATGATCTTAAAAATTAATATCATGGTTTTCTAGTATTTTATAAACAATTATTATAATGTTATATAATAATTGATTATTCTATTTACAAATGGAATAGCTGAATAACCATATATCTACAGCGCAAAATATTAACTATTAGTATTATTGACTGTTCAGATATTATTATTTAGAAATCTACTCTATTTAAGCGTTGAATATTTAAGACATCACTCATATCACAGATGCTATTTGTTAAGTATTCTAATTGCTGACGATCACGAATTTCAATCCGTAAATTAATAATAGCGGGTTTATTTTGTATAGTTTTTACACCGGCGTTGCAAACATTAATGTTGTGATTGCTTACTCTTAATAGAATATCTTTTAAAACGCCTACTCTATCAATAACTTCTATCTGAACATCTACTGGATATGTAATAGCACATCCTTTTTTGTCTACCTTGTTCCAACGTACCGGAATCAAACGTTCTCCAGGTATATTCTCAATATTAGAGCAATTTTGAGTATGAATCGAGATACCTCTATCTCCTCTAGTAACGACACCGATAATAGGCTCTCCGGGTAATGGCCTACAACATCCAGCTATATGATATAGAAGGCCTTCAACTCCCAAAATTGGAGATTTATTAGGTTTTTTAGGACATAAAGAAGAAGGTATTATGGATAAACCTGCATCGTGAGTTTCAGTATTCTTCTGTTGAGTTTTTACAGTTATTTCTCTTACACGATTAACTACTTGATTCAAAGTAATTCCCCCATATCCTAATCCGGACAGTAAATCATCTACTGAATGATAATTGCATCTTTCTGCTACAGTTTTCATTGGTTCTGATTTTAATAAAGCTTCAAAACCGTTTTTACCTAATTCTTTTTCTAAAATATCACGTCCTCTGATCATGTTTTCTTCTCTACAAGATCTCTTGTACCATTGACGGATACGGTTACGGGCAGTGGGCGTAACTACTATGTTAAGCCAGTTTAAACTAGGATGACAATTTTTTTGAGTAATAATTTCTACTATGTCACCATTATGAAGTGGTTGTCCAAAAACTGACCACTTACCATTAATTCTAGCTCCTTTCATATGGTTGCCTACTTCTGTATGAATACGATAAGCAAAATCTATAGTAGTAGCCCCCCTTGCTAAGGCAATCACTTCTCCATCAGGAGTAAATACATAAACATCATCATCAAAAAGATTATCTTTAAGATTATCAACATATTCTTGGGCATCTTTCAGATCTTTCTGCCAGTCTAGTAGTTGTCTTAGCCAAGTAAATTTTTCGTCTTCCTGGGATAATTGAGTATAGTGAGATACGCCAGTTTCTTTATATTTCCAATGAGCTGCAATACCATATTCAGCAATATGATGCATTTCCATTGTTCTAATCTGAATTTCCAAAGGATGGCCGTTAAATCCTACGACTGTTGTATGTAAAGATTGATATCGATTTGGCTTGGGCAAACCAATATAGTCCTTGAATCTTCCAGGCATAGGCTTAAAGGTATCATGAACTACTGCTAAAGCACGATAACATTCCTCTTTATTTTGAACAATAATTCTTAAAGCTGCTAAATCATATATTTCATGTAACCCTTTATTTTGACTATGCATCTTATAGTAAATTCCATAAAGATGTTTAGATCTTCCTTGTAAATCTAGTATTTTTATTCCTATACTATGTAACCGTTTTTGCAGTGTATCTTTAACATTTTCGATACGAGCTTCGCGATCAATACGTTTTTCTGCCACCAAACTTTGTATTTCCCCATAAGCGTCAGGTTCTAGATATTTAAAAGATAAATCCTCTAGTTCCCACTTTACTCTCCAAATACCTAGGCGATTTGCTAGTGGGGAAAATATCTCCTTAGTTTCTAAAGCGATACGTTTTTGTTTTTCTGGTTTAAGTGCGTCTAAAGTTCTCATATTATGAAGACGATCAGCCAACTTCACGACAATTACTCTAATATCTTTAGCCATTGCTAAAAACATTCTTCGAAAATTTTCAGCCTGCTGTTCTGTTTTGTTAGAAAAATTAAATTTTGATAATTTTGTGACTCCTTCAACCAGTAATCTTACTTCCTGACCAAACATCTCTTCAATGTTATCTGCAGTAATATCAGTGTCTTCTACTACATCATGAAGAAATCCTGCAGCAATCATTGATCTATCTCCTCCTAAATCCCTTAATATCCCTGCCACAGTTACTGGATGGACAATATAAGGTTCACCTGATTTGCGATATTGTCCTTTATGCAGTTGATATGCGAAATCAAAAGAATGACAAATCAAGTCTTGATTTTGATTGTATACATCTGATTTACGAGAAATTAAACATTGGTTTAACCAGTCAGGAAGAGTGAAGTCAAGTGGCTTATTATTGAGAGATGTAACTGTATTCATAAAATATTTGAGTCAGAAACAGGAAAAAAGAATAGACTATTAAAAGTTGGGAGCAGATTAATAAGTTTTCGACTCTCCTTTTAGTATTAACACTTGTGCTAGAAATAGGCAATTAAAAAATTTTGGGGTAATATCAACCATTAAAAGACGAAATTTAAATTTTTAAAAATTCAATAAAAGACATAATATTAATAAAAATATATTATTAGGACGAAACAAATATTTAATGCTATCAAAATATTATAAAAATTTCTCAGAACAATTATTTCTCCTTCAAAAACAAGTCGTATTGGAAAATATAGATATTATAAAAATTAAAATAATTTTTGAGCAGGTTAAAATAATTTTCCATAGTAAAATTCTTGACGAAAATATGCATATATATCTTGAAAATAATGATAAGCATACGATTATTCAATCTATACAAGTAGAAATTAATAAAAACTTAAGATTACTCGAAACTGAATTATTGTTTTTAGAGTCTTCACGTCAATCAGAAACAATAGATAAGAGAGCAGGTAAGATAAAACAAAGAGTTATGAAATTAAGAGACTATTGTAAGTTTATAAATAAGCAACTTTGTGAATAAAAGTTTGACCACATATATAGAGCACACATAGTTTAGTTTATTTAGCAAAAATTAAGTCTTTTTTATTAAATATATTAGATCAATGATAACTTTCTCTATTTACATAACCTATTCCAATACTTAAGTTATTAAATGTAGAATTTTTATTCTATTGAATAGAATAAGACAATAAACAACTAGCATCACAAGCAAGATGATCGATAGTAAAAATGTATTATATTTATTAAACAAAATTAGTAAAAATATTTAGTTTAAATATTTATAATTAAACAACAAGTGCTAGAATACGGAGTGCAAAATTGTTGTATCCACTAGTATATATCTTTAATTTTGAGCTATTTTATTAATGTTTTTTAAAAAATGAGGATCTTAAAATGACAACCTTATTACGTAATTGTTGGTATGTCGCTCTAAGCAGCAAAGACTTGAAACCAGCAACAATAATACATAAAAAAATTCTAGATGAACCTATTCTCATTGGACGAAAAAAAAATGGCCAAATCTTTGCAATGCGTGATGTTTGTCCACATAGAGGCATTCCTTTAAGTTATGGATCATTGTGTAAGGAAGATATATCCTGTCGGTATCATGGTTGGAAATTTAATGTTAATAATGGTAGATGTAGCGAAATCCCTTCCCTTACAGAACATGATGATTTAGAGGTAGGTCGTATTCAAGTTCGTACATATCCATGCGAAGAAGTTCAAGGTAATATTTGGATATATTTTATCGATACTAATAAAAGTAAAACTACATTATCCAACCTTCCTCCTGTCCCAACTATTCCTGATTTTGGCAAACTTAAGCCGGGAATAACAGAGACTATGAAATTTGCCTGTAACGTTGATCATGCAATTATCGGCCTTATGGATCCAGCTCATGGGCCTTATATTCATAATGCTTGGTGGTGGAGAAGTGGTCCTCGTAAATTCCGAGTTAAAGAAAAGCATTATGAACCTGTATCGCAAGGTTTTCGTCTTATTCCCTATAATATGCCAGTTAGTGCTCGTCCTTATAAAATTTTAGGGAATAATGTATCTATTGAGATTGTTTTTCAGTTACCTGGAATTCGTACAGAAATTTTGAAAGGCGATCACTATTCCGCTTGTTTATTGACATGCATTACTCCTATAGACGAATCTTCATGCGAAATATTCCAAAGTATTTATTGGACAATTCCTTGGGCAGGTATGTTTAAACCTTTGCTAAGCTTATTAACTCGTCAATTTTTAGCTCAGGATCGTGATGCTATTGTCCAGCAACAAAAAGGTCTCATTTATAATCCTTCACTCATGTTAATAGATGATGCAGATACTCAAGCTAAGTGGTATTTTCGTTTAAAACAAGAGTATCAAAAATCTCAAGAAGAGAATAGAACCTTTATAAATCCGATTGAACCTCGAGTACTACGTTGGAGGAGCTAAGCTGATAAAAGCTTGATAAAGTAGTTCTCATGACTGATTAACATATATAAGCTGATGTATTTTTAATCAATTTTAATATTATTAATAGTTATAGTCTGTTTTGTGATATTTTTTTAGTTCCATAGTGAAAATTAAAAACACTATAGTGAACTTGAACTAGCAAGATAAAAAGTCTTTTATGAAATTCTTAACAAGAGTTTCATATGATTAACTTAAATACAGTTCAATATAGAATAGAATTAAATAGTTTAAGTATAGCATGAAAGAAATTTTTTTAATTGTATAAGTTTTTATAAACAACTATTTTATCAGAGAATTCTTGTTTTTTTTTTAAGCTGTTATTGTCTTAATTTATCTTACTTTTTTTAAGTTTTATTAATCACTATGCATAAGTATTTTGATATGATACATAATTAATTTTTATCTTTTCATATCAGTAGATATAACTTATTGAAATGAGAGGTAAATAAATCTTAAATTGTAATAAAAATCGGTATAAGTTATTGCTATAATATTCCGAAAACCTATCAGAGACGATCAATGGCTAATGTTCTTTGGTTACAGGGTGGTGCTTGCTCTGGAAATACAATCTCTTTTCTTAACGCAGAAGAACCAACCCTAGTAGATTTAATCACCGATTTTGGAATTAATATTTTATGGCATCCATCTCTGGGTATGCAGCTAGGTGATGAATTACAAGAATTATTGATTAATTGTATCAATGGAAAAATTTCTATTGATATATTAGTATTTGAAGGATCCGTAGTTAATGCCCCTAATGGTACGGGTGAATGGAATCGTTTTGCTGGTCGTCCTATGAAAGACTGGTTAAACGATTTGTCTAAAGTAGCTGGATTTGTAGTTGCAGTTGGAGATTGTGCGACTTATGGTGGAATTCCAGCAATGGAGCCAAATCCTAGCGAATCTGTTGGTTTACAATTTCTTAAACGCCAGAAAGGGGGTTTTTTGGGAGACAATTTTCTTTCCCAAAAAGGTTTTCCTGTTATTAATATACCTGGTTGTCCTGCTCATCCAGACTGGATTTCTCAAATACTAGTTGCTGTTGCTACTGGAAGAGTTGGAGATTTAACTCTTGATGAATTTCATCGTCCTGAGACTTTCTTTCGTAGTTTTACACAAACTGGTTGTACAAGAAATATGCACTTTTCGTATAAATCAAGTACTGAAGAATTTGGCCAACGTACTGGATGTCTCTTTTATGATCTAGGGTGTCGTGGGCCTATGACTCATTCTTCATGTAATCGCATTTTATGGAATAAGGTTTCTTCTAAAACTCGCGTTGGGATGCCTTGCTTAGGTTGTACCGAACCAGAATTTCCTTTTCATGATCTTAAAAAAGGAACTGTTTTTAAGACTCAAACCGTTATGGGTGTACCTAGAGAATTACCTCCTGGCATCAACGCCAAAGATTATGCAGTAGTAACAGTTGTTTCTAAAGATGCTCGTCCATCTTGGACAGATGATGATTTTTTTACTGTGTAATATAAGTACATGATTAGAGTCGCTATGAAATTTTCATGGCAAGGTTTTATCATCAGAAAGAGATCTAGAACAAAATCATAAAAGTAATAGTAACTTTACTATTACTTTTATGATTTTATTTCCCATCTATTTTGTATATGGGAATAGTAAATAATTACAAATTATTTCTAATATTTTTTCAAAGTTTTACTATTTTTGAGAGGAATGCATGGTAGTTCAAAAGCTGGAAATCTC
It contains:
- a CDS encoding hydrogenase small subunit — encoded protein: MANVLWLQGGACSGNTISFLNAEEPTLVDLITDFGINILWHPSLGMQLGDELQELLINCINGKISIDILVFEGSVVNAPNGTGEWNRFAGRPMKDWLNDLSKVAGFVVAVGDCATYGGIPAMEPNPSESVGLQFLKRQKGGFLGDNFLSQKGFPVINIPGCPAHPDWISQILVAVATGRVGDLTLDEFHRPETFFRSFTQTGCTRNMHFSYKSSTEEFGQRTGCLFYDLGCRGPMTHSSCNRILWNKVSSKTRVGMPCLGCTEPEFPFHDLKKGTVFKTQTVMGVPRELPPGINAKDYAVVTVVSKDARPSWTDDDFFTV
- the patD gene encoding heterocyst frequency control protein PatD, whose translation is MLSKYYKNFSEQLFLLQKQVVLENIDIIKIKIIFEQVKIIFHSKILDENMHIYLENNDKHTIIQSIQVEINKNLRLLETELLFLESSRQSETIDKRAGKIKQRVMKLRDYCKFINKQLCE
- a CDS encoding Rieske 2Fe-2S domain-containing protein, which produces MTTLLRNCWYVALSSKDLKPATIIHKKILDEPILIGRKKNGQIFAMRDVCPHRGIPLSYGSLCKEDISCRYHGWKFNVNNGRCSEIPSLTEHDDLEVGRIQVRTYPCEEVQGNIWIYFIDTNKSKTTLSNLPPVPTIPDFGKLKPGITETMKFACNVDHAIIGLMDPAHGPYIHNAWWWRSGPRKFRVKEKHYEPVSQGFRLIPYNMPVSARPYKILGNNVSIEIVFQLPGIRTEILKGDHYSACLLTCITPIDESSCEIFQSIYWTIPWAGMFKPLLSLLTRQFLAQDRDAIVQQQKGLIYNPSLMLIDDADTQAKWYFRLKQEYQKSQEENRTFINPIEPRVLRWRS